A single genomic interval of Pyrus communis chromosome 5, drPyrComm1.1, whole genome shotgun sequence harbors:
- the LOC137734973 gene encoding TMV resistance protein N-like, giving the protein MIPQAGVSSSSSPTPLWTYDVFLSFRGTDTRTSFTDHLYAALTRKGIITFRDDEKLKKGSSIMELYNAVEESRCVIAILSSNYADSTWCMEELAKAVECRRVMGQILVPVFYHVHPSELRNQTGNFGKAFRKLEERAVKGNLEKVRRWRAALVEVAGLSGFHLDGFESELIQTIVENISTKLNQTISSVFTDLVGMDSRVKEMLSDLEMGRNNVHIIGIWGMGGIGKTTIAHVVSERIRTQFEAYSFLANVREVSEKQGLVHLQKKLLSDILLESNVRMHNTHTGSSIIRERLQTKKVLIILDDVDRLEQLKALCDHSWFGQGSRIIITSRDKDVLVKGGVDRINQVKALTNNEALQLFNWKAFRSDQVGEDFFQLSKNFVKNAYGLPLAIEVSGSSLFRRSVEEWSSALLRLERKPVEMLFDVLKVSFDGLQEVEKKIFLDIACFFKGEDEYRIKRILESRYGHCPIIHFKVLTEKCLLTTFGGKLWMHDLIEQLGWEIVSREHPEAGKRSRLWLPKDIFPVLVHNRGTTSVQGVFLNFEKEQEIRVNDPFSEMKKLKYLKIWNGNFSGNTKYLSNELALLEWHECPLNSLPSGFESDKLVELKLHSSCIKQLWTGEKCWSRLIFIDMSDSQYLIKTPDFTGVPNLEILVLQGCARLVEVHPTIGGLRNLISLNMRNCKSVESLPPFKSLKSLESLTLSACSRLKKFPEVEGNMKCLLRVYLDETAIEELPTSIQHLTSLTLLNLRDCKNLLSLPNTIQYLTSLKSLILAGCSKFDEIPENLNCVECLEELDISGTAIRESPSVVGMLNLKYLSFRGCRDLPSNSWHSLFNCWWCRKSYVPTSLLLLTSFSSLTSLTELDLSYCNLIDGAIPQDFGDLISLRKLNLSGNDFVRLPESICQLSKLESLNLSNCRRLQLLPELPLSVRHVNAEDCISLMCFQDKFKLWTSAVSGMTTVNSHSSSDNPEYYTSAPRRISRTYTSGGFGMTTFSISSEDQEWKPCVDSWLPTQVFQRDLLDCRSCSMSSVCAQIEIPEWFSNIVNGDSIAIPIPPNLKDNKKWMGVAAVFSVKGQPFVSNSESDTETSDYLYRFTLGTHEFRLEPYLLDWKESCTLVRSSSDDFLCFFYESHMRFPKTLNESRSIWALLEAINPCMEVQKCGIRLVYKQDVAGFIQTFMMCFGGGQHEMNLQEVDKATFESGWFNLDNKYIFR; this is encoded by the exons ATGATCCCCCAAGCAGgcgtttcttcttcttcttcgccgACGCCGCTGTGGACGTACGACGTGTTCCTCAGTTTCAGAGGCACAGACACCCGCACAAGTTTTACTGACCACCTCTATGCCGCGCTGACTCGAAAGGGAATTATCACATTCAGGGATGATGAGAAACTCAAGAAAGGAAGTTCCATCATGGAACTCTACAATGCAGTTGAAGAATCAAGGTGTGTCATTGCCATTCTTTCGAGCAATTATGCCGACTCAACTTGGTGTATGGAAGAGCTTGCAAAGGCTGTTGAGTGCAGGAGAGTAATGGGACAGATACTAGTCCCGGTTTTCTATCACGTACATCCATCCGAGCTGCGAAACCAAACAGGGAATTTCGGGAAAGCGTTTCGTAAGCTTGAGGAACGAGCCGTTAAAGGCAATTTAGAAAAAGTACGGAGGTGGAGAGCTGCACTTGTAGAGGTAGCTGGCCTCTCTGGATTCCATTTGGACGG ATTTGAATCAGAACTTATTCAAACTATTGTCGAAAATATTTCCACCAAATTGAATCAAACAATCTCCAGTGTATTTACGGATTTAGTTGGGATGGATTCTCGCGTAAAAGAAATGCTTTCGGACTTAGAGATGGGGCGGAATAATGTACACATCATAGGGATTTGGGGGATGGGGGGCATCGGAAAGACAACTATTGCCCATGTAGTTTCTGAAAGGATACGTACTCAGTTTGAAGCTTACAGCTTTCTTGCCAATGTTAGAGAGGTAAGTGAAAAACAAGGTCTAGTTCATTTACAAAAGAAACTTCTTTCTGATATATTGCTGGAAAGTAATGTAAGGATGCACAACACTCATACAGGAAGCAGTATAATAAGGGAAAGACTACAAACTAAAAAAGTTCTTATCATTCTTGATGATGTGGATCGGTTAGAACAATTGAAGGCATTGTGTGACCATAGTTGGTTTGGTCAAGGGAGTAGAATCATAATAACCTCAAGAGATAAAGATGTATTGGTCAAAGGTGGAGTGGACAGAATAAATCAGGTTAAGGCGTTAACTAACAATGAAGCTCTTCAGCTCTTTAATTGGAAAGCCTTTAGGAGTGACCAGGTTGGAGAAGATTTTTTCCAGCTATCCaagaattttgttaaaaatgcttATGGCCTCCCATTAGCCATTGAAGTTTCGGGTTCATCCCTCTTTCGTAGAAGtgttgaagaatggtcaagtgCATTGTTAAGGCTAGAAAGAAAGCCTGTTGAAATGCTTTTTGATGTACTTAAAGTAAGTTTTGATGGATTACAGGAagtagaaaagaaaatatttttggacattgCGTGTTTCTTTAAAGGAGAGGATGAATATCGTATAAAAAGAATACTAGAAAGTCGTTATGGCCACTGTCCAATCATTCATTTTAAAGTTCTCACTGAAAAATGTCTTCTAACTACATTCGGAGGAAAATTGTGGATGCATGATTTGATAGAACAATTGGGGTGGGAAATTGTTAGTCGGGAGCATCCTGAGGCAGGCAAGCGTAGCAGATTGTGGCTTCCCAAAGATATTTTCCCTGTGCTTGTACATAATAGG GGAACAACTTCGGTGCAAGGTGTATTCCTGAATTTTGAAAAAGAACAGGAGATTAGGGTTAATGATCCTTTTTCGGAAATGAAGAAACtaaaatatctcaaaatttGGAACGGAAACTTTTCTGGGAACACCAAATATCTTTCTAATGAGTTGGCACTTTTGGAATGGCATGAATGTCCTTTAAATTCTTTGCCATCAGGATTTGAATCAGATAAGCTTGTCGAACTCAAGCTACATTCAAGTTGCATCAAACAGCTATGGACGGGGGAAAAG TGTTGGAGCAGGCTAATTTTCATTGATATGAGTGACTCCCAGTACTTGATCAAGACCCCAGACTTTACTGGGGTTCCAAATCTTGAGATTTTGGTGCTTCAAGGTTGTGCAAGATTGGTTGAGGTTCACCCAACCATTGGAGGTCTCAGAaaccttatttcattgaatatGAGAAACTGCAAATCTGTTGAGAGCCTTCCACCTTTCAAAAGTTTGAAATCTCTTGAAAGTCTTACTCTGTCCGCTTGTTCAAGACTCAAGAAGTTTCCTGAAGTTGAAGGAAATATGAAATGCTTGTTGAGAGTCTATTTGGATGAGACTGCTATAGAGGAATTGCCTACATCAATTCAACATTTGACGAGTCTTACCTTGTTGAACTTAAGAGACTGCAAAAACCTTTTGTCTCTTCCGAATACCATTCAATATTTGACATCTCTGAAAAGCCTCATTTTAGCTGGTTGCTCAAAATTTGATGAGATACCTGAGAATCTGAATTGTGTGGAATGCCTAGAGGAGCTTGATATAAGTGGAACTGCTATAAGAGAATCACCGTCTGTTGTAGGTATGTTGAATCTAAAATATCTATCCTTCCGGGGATGTCGAGATCTGCCTTCAAATTCGTGGCACTCGCTCTTTAATTGTTGGTGGTGCAGAAAGAGCTATGTCCCCACCAGTTTGTTGTTGCTAACCTCATTCTCCAGTTTAACTTCTTTGACAGAGCTAGACTTAAGTTATTGCAATTTAATAGATGGAGCAATTCCCCAAGATTTTGGTGACTTAATCTccttaagaaaattaaatttgagtggCAATGATTTTGTTCGGCTACCAGAAAGCATCTGTCAACTCTCCAAGCTTGAATCTCTCAACTTGAGCAATTGTCGAAGGCTTCAGTTGCTTCCTGAACTACCGTTAAGTGTTCGGCATGTGAATGCAGAAGATTGTATTTCACTGATGTGTTTCCAAGATAAATTCAAGTTATGGACTTCAGCTGTCTCAGGAATGACTACTGTCAATTCCCACAGTTCATCCGATAATCCAGAATATTATACTTCAGCACCAAGACGTATCTCAAGAACTTACACTTCTGGAGGCTTTGGAATGACTACTTTCAGTATTTCATCTGAAGATCAAGAATGGAAACCATGTGTTGATTCATGGTTACCAACTCAAGTGTTTCAAAGAGACCTATTGGATTGTAGGTCATGCTCCATGAGCTCTGTTTGTGCCCAAATTGAAATCCCAGAGTGGTTCAGCAATATAGTTAATGGCGATTCCATAGCAATCCCAATACCTCCAAATTTGAAAGATAATAAGAAGTGGATGGGGGTTGCTGCTGTTTTTTCAGTCAAGGGACAGCCTTTTGTTTCCAATAGTGAGTCAGATACAGAAACTTCTGATTACTTGTACAGATTCACATTGGGAACTCATGAGTTTCGACTGGAACCATATCTTCTTGACTGGAAGGAAAGTTGCACCCTCGTCAGATCTAGTTCTgatgattttctttgttttttctatGAATCTCATATGCGCTTTCCAAAGACGTTAAATGAATCAAGGTCAATATGGGCATTATTGGAAGCCATTAACCCGTGCATGGAGGTCCAGAAATGTGGGATACGTCTTGTTTACAAGCAAGATGTTGCAGGGTTTATCCAGACATTCATGATGTGTTTTGGTGGAGGCCAACATGAAATGAATCTGCAGGAAGTTGATAAAGCTACATTTGAGTCTGGATGGTTTAATCTAGACAATAAGTACATTTTCAGATG